From the Azospirillum formosense genome, one window contains:
- the proC gene encoding pyrroline-5-carboxylate reductase: MTIDIGPKAAAPNAAAPNAADGAGSAPGGGTILLLGAGRMGGAMLRGWLAQGVPAAAISIADPNPAPDLVDLAARTGVRVNPADGAAVDAASVDTLVVAVKPQMVESAAAGVLAMLAPHTLVLSIMAGKTLADLRRLFPAAGSVVRAMPNLPAAVGRGATVAVAEADCPADRRERAASLLTAVGSLEWLADEALVDAATALSGSGPAYVFYLVECLTRAGVEVGLPADVSERLARATVEGAGALMGATGQPAAELRAGVTSPGGTTAAGLSKLMADDHLQSLLNATLRAAAQRAAELGGTGPKA, encoded by the coding sequence GTGACCATCGACATTGGTCCCAAGGCTGCGGCTCCCAACGCTGCGGCCCCCAACGCTGCGGACGGTGCCGGATCGGCGCCGGGCGGCGGCACGATCCTTCTGCTGGGCGCCGGGCGCATGGGCGGCGCCATGCTGCGCGGCTGGCTGGCGCAGGGCGTGCCGGCCGCCGCCATTTCCATCGCCGACCCCAACCCGGCGCCGGATCTGGTCGATCTGGCCGCCCGGACCGGCGTCCGCGTGAATCCGGCGGACGGCGCCGCGGTCGATGCCGCCTCAGTTGATACCCTGGTGGTCGCGGTCAAGCCGCAGATGGTGGAGAGCGCCGCGGCGGGCGTGCTGGCGATGCTGGCGCCGCACACGCTGGTGTTGTCGATCATGGCGGGCAAGACGCTGGCCGACCTGCGCCGCCTGTTCCCGGCGGCGGGCAGCGTGGTGCGGGCGATGCCGAACCTTCCGGCGGCGGTCGGACGCGGCGCCACCGTCGCGGTGGCCGAGGCGGATTGCCCGGCGGATCGCAGGGAGCGCGCCGCGTCGCTGCTCACCGCCGTCGGGAGCCTGGAGTGGCTGGCCGACGAGGCTCTGGTCGACGCCGCCACGGCGCTGTCCGGCTCCGGCCCCGCCTACGTCTTCTACCTCGTGGAGTGCCTGACCCGCGCCGGGGTCGAGGTGGGGTTGCCCGCCGACGTCTCGGAACGGCTGGCCCGCGCCACGGTCGAGGGGGCGGGGGCGCTGATGGGCGCCACCGGCCAGCCGGCGGCCGAGCTTCGCGCCGGCGTCACCTCCCCCGGCGGGACCACGGCGGCCGGCCTTTCCAAGCTGATGGCCGATGACCACCTCCAGAGTCTGTTGAACGCGACCCTGCGCGCGGCGGCCCAGCGTGCCGCCGAACTGGGCGGAACCGGCCCGAAAGCCTGA
- a CDS encoding carbohydrate-binding domain-containing protein, with the protein MDDLGIDLHHQDLTDHTNYAGDLGADTAHLTISETSVSTADSFATPASLLQAQALQTAQPLALADAAATADNATKIVINAAGHVAGGIAPHFKVMVDGKVIGEGSAGTDAKDFTFNANVTADQAHKIQIQYDNDGVANGQDRNLIVNKITINGHALDAADPSVTYDKGALDGKDVVKGQSGMWWNGTLVVAAPKDFFPAATAEAVTGATKIVVNAAGNVAGGVAPHFKVMVDGKVIGEGSAGTAAKDYSFTADIAPGQAHKVQIQYDNDGFVNGQDRNLIVNKITINGNAVNPTDASVTYDKGALDGKDVVKGQSGMWWDGTLVVAAPKEFFPSSTTTPTTPTTPTAPTTPTTPTAPPAPSNPSGGTSDYPATPASQVFYIDATHGNDSNSGNNPNQAWKSLAKVNSTNFAAGSLVLFERGETWTDSLLVSTSGTADKPIIYGAYGTGADPVIKAKSGASFAVSLNNKDNITFDNLTMTGSNDTGLLLNGGANNVKVTNSQIVDNRGSGVVISGTSNNLRIDHSTIDGNGGYGLVHYSADNANQYFTNNVISDNGWRTDAVYSGWNGRILSGEIAGNTIFNNGSGGGDGRSHGLYHDHSQANSTLKIHDNVIYSNPRGAGILAKSSTEIYNNTIYGNSNVGISIGQNQGTNVTYKIYGNEIFNNNGGILEHLKGAGSITLSLYDNTFYNNNGRAAINIADNIKQTVTNNTISSVSKANPII; encoded by the coding sequence ATGGACGATCTGGGTATCGACCTTCACCATCAGGATCTGACCGACCACACCAACTACGCCGGTGATCTCGGCGCCGACACGGCGCATCTGACCATCAGCGAGACCTCCGTGTCCACCGCCGATTCCTTCGCGACGCCGGCCTCCCTCCTCCAGGCGCAGGCCCTGCAGACCGCGCAGCCGCTGGCCCTGGCCGACGCCGCCGCGACCGCCGACAACGCCACGAAGATCGTCATCAACGCGGCTGGCCATGTCGCGGGCGGCATCGCCCCGCACTTCAAGGTGATGGTGGACGGCAAGGTCATCGGCGAAGGCTCCGCCGGCACCGACGCCAAGGACTTCACCTTCAACGCCAACGTCACCGCGGATCAGGCCCACAAGATCCAGATCCAGTACGACAACGACGGCGTGGCGAACGGTCAGGACCGCAACCTGATCGTCAACAAGATCACCATCAACGGCCACGCGCTCGACGCGGCCGACCCGTCGGTGACCTACGACAAGGGCGCGCTCGACGGCAAGGACGTGGTCAAGGGCCAGTCCGGCATGTGGTGGAACGGCACCCTGGTCGTCGCCGCGCCCAAGGACTTCTTCCCCGCCGCGACCGCCGAGGCGGTGACGGGCGCCACGAAGATCGTCGTCAACGCCGCCGGCAACGTGGCGGGCGGCGTGGCCCCGCACTTCAAGGTGATGGTGGACGGCAAGGTCATCGGCGAGGGTTCCGCCGGCACCGCCGCCAAAGACTACAGCTTCACTGCCGACATCGCCCCCGGCCAGGCCCACAAGGTCCAGATCCAGTACGACAACGATGGCTTCGTGAACGGTCAGGACCGCAACCTGATCGTCAACAAGATCACCATCAACGGCAACGCCGTCAATCCGACCGACGCCTCCGTCACCTATGACAAGGGCGCGCTCGACGGCAAGGACGTGGTGAAGGGCCAGTCCGGCATGTGGTGGGACGGCACCCTGGTCGTCGCCGCGCCGAAGGAGTTCTTCCCCTCCTCGACCACGACGCCGACCACTCCGACCACGCCGACCGCGCCGACCACCCCCACGACGCCGACGGCCCCGCCCGCCCCGTCGAACCCGAGCGGCGGCACGTCGGATTACCCGGCGACCCCGGCCTCGCAGGTCTTCTACATCGACGCGACGCACGGCAACGACAGCAACTCGGGCAACAACCCGAACCAGGCCTGGAAGTCGCTGGCCAAGGTGAACTCCACCAACTTCGCCGCCGGCTCGCTGGTCCTGTTCGAGCGTGGCGAGACCTGGACCGACAGCCTGCTGGTCTCGACCTCCGGCACCGCCGACAAGCCGATCATCTACGGCGCCTACGGCACCGGCGCCGACCCGGTCATCAAGGCCAAGAGCGGCGCCAGCTTCGCGGTCAGCCTGAACAACAAGGACAACATCACGTTCGACAACCTGACGATGACGGGTTCGAACGACACCGGCCTGCTGCTGAACGGTGGCGCCAACAACGTGAAGGTCACCAACTCGCAGATCGTCGACAACCGCGGTTCGGGCGTGGTGATCAGCGGCACCTCCAACAACCTGCGCATCGATCATTCCACGATCGACGGCAACGGCGGCTACGGCCTCGTCCACTACTCCGCCGACAACGCCAACCAGTACTTCACCAACAACGTCATCAGCGACAACGGCTGGCGGACCGATGCGGTGTATTCGGGCTGGAACGGCCGCATCCTGAGCGGCGAGATCGCCGGCAACACGATCTTCAACAACGGCAGCGGCGGCGGCGACGGCCGGTCGCACGGCCTGTACCACGACCACAGCCAGGCCAACAGCACGCTGAAGATCCACGACAACGTGATATATTCGAACCCGCGCGGCGCCGGCATCCTCGCCAAGTCGAGCACCGAGATCTACAACAACACGATCTACGGCAACTCGAACGTCGGCATCTCCATCGGCCAGAACCAGGGCACCAACGTCACCTACAAGATCTACGGCAACGAGATCTTCAACAACAACGGCGGCATCCTGGAACACCTGAAGGGCGCCGGGTCGATCACGCTGAGCCTGTACGACAACACCTTCTACAACAACAACGGCCGTGCGGCGATCAACATCGCCGACAACATCAAGCAGACGGTGACCAACAACACCATCTCCTCGGTCTCCAAGGCCAACCCGATCATCTGA
- a CDS encoding glycosyltransferase, with protein MATYAGEKADNLQAALESVYTQTLLPRECVLVVDGRIGEEQEKVIAHYQASNACRLVVVRRRNQGGLARALNDGLQYCTGYLVARMDSDDICLPHRFETQARAFAEQGSLDASFSWHAEFEQDPGAITCVKRSPETHEEISQGMKWHCVLSHPTMMVRRRALTAIGGYRSCFGNLEDYDLYVRLLQAGGRMETVQEALLLFRTSMAQRVRRGGLRYAVNEWAFRVWCWRSGFLTNSEFLATASLQIGFRLTPPGLKKMLYRMVRTPTEAQAMAQIHTAMMQPKRLAPDGADAL; from the coding sequence ATGGCCACCTACGCCGGCGAGAAGGCGGACAACCTTCAGGCCGCGCTGGAGAGCGTCTATACGCAGACGCTTCTCCCGCGCGAGTGCGTGCTGGTGGTCGATGGACGGATCGGGGAGGAGCAGGAGAAGGTCATCGCCCACTATCAGGCGTCCAACGCCTGCCGGCTTGTGGTGGTGCGGCGGCGCAACCAGGGGGGCTTGGCCCGCGCGCTGAACGACGGCCTGCAATACTGCACGGGCTATCTGGTGGCCCGCATGGACAGCGACGACATCTGCCTGCCCCACCGCTTCGAGACGCAGGCGCGCGCCTTCGCCGAGCAGGGGTCGCTGGACGCGTCCTTCTCCTGGCACGCGGAGTTCGAACAGGACCCCGGCGCCATCACCTGCGTGAAGCGCAGCCCGGAGACCCATGAGGAAATCAGCCAGGGCATGAAGTGGCACTGCGTCCTGTCTCACCCCACCATGATGGTGCGGCGGCGGGCGCTGACCGCCATCGGCGGGTACCGCTCCTGCTTCGGCAATCTGGAGGACTACGACCTCTATGTCCGCCTCCTCCAGGCCGGGGGGCGCATGGAGACGGTGCAGGAGGCGCTTCTTCTCTTCCGCACCAGCATGGCCCAGCGCGTCCGCCGCGGCGGGTTGCGCTACGCCGTCAACGAATGGGCGTTCCGGGTCTGGTGCTGGCGGTCGGGCTTCCTGACCAACTCGGAGTTCCTGGCGACGGCCTCCCTTCAGATCGGCTTCCGGCTGACGCCGCCGGGCCTGAAGAAGATGCTGTACCGCATGGTCCGCACGCCGACCGAGGCGCAGGCCATGGCCCAGATCCACACCGCCATGATGCAGCCCAAGCGCCTCGCTCCCGATGGGGCGGACGCCCTCTGA
- a CDS encoding Lrp/AsnC ligand binding domain-containing protein, which produces MTELDRTDRRILAILQMDGRISAVDLAERVGLSATTAGERMRRLLKDGYVTGFTARLDPHRLGFGLMVFVEVLLDKTTPDVFDRFAQAIRHAPEVLECHMVAGGFDYLVKTRVADMAAYRRFLGDVLLSLPGVRETRTYAVMEEVKNEGPLPL; this is translated from the coding sequence ATGACGGAGCTTGACCGGACCGACCGGCGCATCCTGGCGATCCTGCAGATGGACGGCAGGATTTCCGCCGTGGATCTGGCGGAGCGGGTCGGCCTGTCGGCCACAACCGCCGGCGAACGGATGCGGCGGCTGCTGAAGGATGGCTATGTCACGGGGTTCACGGCGCGGCTCGATCCGCACCGGCTGGGCTTCGGGCTGATGGTGTTCGTCGAGGTGCTGCTCGACAAGACGACGCCCGACGTGTTCGACCGCTTTGCCCAGGCCATCCGGCACGCGCCGGAGGTTCTGGAATGCCACATGGTGGCCGGCGGGTTCGACTATCTGGTGAAGACGCGGGTGGCCGACATGGCGGCCTACCGGCGGTTCCTGGGGGATGTGCTGCTGTCACTGCCCGGCGTTCGGGAGACGCGCACCTACGCGGTGATGGAGGAGGTCAAGAACGAAGGCCCCCTCCCCCTCTGA
- a CDS encoding polysaccharide deacetylase family protein: MSVADVISGGGLGRRVRWMDALRNPLGTACHHAYGSPVLAVVYHAVCDTVPDHLKHIYRPRTPKEFTEDLDFLLKHFEPTDLPTVTGSAMGGPEIRRPSLLVTFDDGMREVAEVAMPILRRKGIRPALYLNLNFLDNGSLFYRHKASLLAERLSRLAETDPRRAVCAATLARAGAVAADPAAAVMKVSWHQRAVLDEIATVLEFDTAGFLATQKPYLTHDEIADLMAEGVSIGAHGFDHPNHRLLTPEQRKAEVTGSVAGIRELFGPGCGSFAFPYSDEGLHDTLFADLYDSGVDLTFGTSWPRRGGPQRRIQRICFENGPAPAKQQLVKRLLRGGAGNMKRALAG; the protein is encoded by the coding sequence ATGAGCGTTGCCGACGTGATTTCCGGTGGCGGGCTGGGCCGGCGGGTCCGGTGGATGGACGCGCTGCGCAACCCGCTGGGAACCGCCTGCCATCACGCCTACGGCAGCCCGGTGCTGGCCGTCGTCTACCACGCCGTCTGCGACACGGTGCCGGACCATCTGAAGCACATCTACCGCCCCCGCACGCCGAAGGAATTCACGGAGGACCTCGATTTTCTCCTGAAGCACTTCGAACCGACGGACCTGCCCACGGTCACCGGATCGGCCATGGGCGGGCCGGAGATCCGCCGTCCGTCGCTGCTGGTCACCTTCGACGACGGCATGCGCGAGGTGGCGGAAGTCGCGATGCCCATCCTGCGCCGCAAGGGCATCCGGCCGGCGCTGTATCTCAACCTGAACTTCCTCGACAACGGGTCTCTCTTCTACCGGCACAAGGCGAGCCTTCTGGCGGAGCGGCTGAGCCGGCTGGCCGAGACCGATCCCCGCCGCGCCGTCTGCGCCGCCACCCTGGCGCGGGCGGGCGCCGTCGCCGCCGATCCCGCCGCCGCTGTCATGAAGGTGAGCTGGCACCAGCGCGCCGTGCTGGACGAGATCGCCACCGTTCTGGAATTCGACACCGCCGGCTTCCTGGCGACGCAGAAGCCCTATTTGACCCACGACGAGATCGCCGACCTGATGGCGGAGGGGGTGTCGATCGGCGCCCACGGCTTCGACCATCCCAACCACCGCCTGCTGACGCCGGAGCAGCGGAAGGCGGAGGTGACGGGCAGCGTCGCCGGCATCCGGGAGTTGTTCGGTCCCGGCTGCGGCTCGTTTGCCTTCCCCTACTCGGACGAGGGCCTGCACGACACGCTGTTCGCGGACCTGTACGACAGCGGCGTCGACCTCACGTTCGGCACCTCGTGGCCACGCCGCGGCGGTCCGCAGCGGCGGATCCAGCGCATCTGCTTCGAGAACGGCCCGGCCCCGGCAAAGCAGCAGCTGGTCAAGCGCCTGCTGCGCGGCGGCGCCGGCAACATGAAGCGCGCCCTGGCCGGCTAA